From the genome of Aspergillus fumigatus Af293 chromosome 1, whole genome shotgun sequence, one region includes:
- a CDS encoding putative mRNA cleavage factor complex component Pcf11, which yields MSSGLASDEVAEDYKNSLEDLTTNDRFQISNLTVIAKENTEHAMAISRVLENHIRTTPPAQKLPALYVVDSIVKNVGTPYTLFLGRNMYQTFMNAYTLVDSQTRRKLDEMLKTWKEPVPGSLDTRPVFPPEITRSIESALIKARTAALQQQQARSQQDILNRGRVGTPPHGWTNNTTLNQSATRLAPSTSQNGHAHQVRNGHTQNYHAALDPRSTPTPQPLQRSEVDLAALNRDIEALIAAARSDFANNPLDPSVQQRLKALLDLQGILQRQELTQEQLKLVRDQVSALTPKSALSVPQSVPSTIPAMPTTSMATPPGQTLSQPLQQLLNPGTLAELIKATAARQQPTPPPQVHSILPQMPVASSTPQPASMPATENPLIAALRARGLLPPASAPPAPTTAPPSNLASAFPFIVPGQVRFSTPAPTMPQAPNPSSITINVQMNTASIKIPREGLIASLYEARSNRCGTCGRRFFATEEGKEKKARHLDWHFRTNQRMADAAKRAQNRSWYVDERDWIKSREAGDDEDPAEAESTSAGAAGVEGDSAKKGPPKQWIRAPNDATLRNTPCPICQETFESTWSEEVQDWIWQDAVKVGNRIYHASCYAEVTKDGTTTAAGRGTPSARTGTPDSVLGKRKAEGTDSPGSNVRVKMEPA from the exons ATGTCGTCTGGGCTTGCCTCTGATGAGGTCGCCGAGGATTACAAGAACTCCCTGGAGGATCTCACCACGAACGACAGGTTCCAGATCAGCAACTTGACCGTCATAGCCAAAGAGAATACTGAACATGCTATGGCCATCTCCAGAGTTTTGGAGAACCACATTCGAACA ACACCGCCAGCTCAGAAGCTTCCTGCCTTGTATGTAGTCGACTCCATTGTGAAGAATGTGGGAACTCCCTACACACTTTTCCTGGGTCGCAATATGTATCAGACTTTCATGAATGCCTACACGCTGGTGGACTCGCAAACCCGCAGAAAGCTGGACGAAATGCTCAAGACTTGGAAGGAACCTGTTCCGGGGTCATTAGATACAAGACCCGTCTTTCCTCCGGAAATTACACGCAGCATTGAAAGCGCTCTGATCAAGGCGAGAACCGCGGCtctacagcaacagcaggccAGGAGCCAGCAGGATATACTTAACCGCGGCCGGGTTGGCACTCCTCCTCATGGCTGGACGAACAACACTACGCTCAACCAGAGTGCGACTCGGCTCGCGCCTTCCACAAGTCAGAATGGGCATGCTCATCAGGTCCGAAATGGACACACGCAAAATTATCACGCTGCG TTGGACCCTCGATCTACTCCAACCCCTCAACCTTTGCAGCGCTCGGAAGTGGATCTCGCGGCATTGAATCGCGACATCGAAGCTTTGATTGCAGCTGCCCGAAGTGATTTCGCCAATAACCCTCTTGACCCTTCTGTGCAACAGCGTCTCAAAGCTCTTTTAGACCTGCAAGGCATCCTCCAGCGTCAAGAACTCACTCAGGAGCAGCTGAAGCTGGTGCGTGACCAGGTCTCTGCGCTCACTCCAAAGTCTGCTCTTTCAGTTCCCCAAAGCGTTCCGTCAACGATTCCAGCTATGCCAACAACCAGCATGGCCACACCTCCTGGTCAGACCCTTTCACagcctcttcagcagctcctcaaccCGGGAACATTAGCTGAGCTTATCAAAGCAACTGCTGCACGCCAGCAACCCACGCCACCACCCCAAGTCCACAGCATTCTACCGCAGATGCCAGTAGCTAGCAGCACGCCACAACCGGCCTCCATGCCGGCGACCGAGAACCCATTAATTGCAGCGCTACGAGCGCGTGGCCTCTTGCCTCCTGCTTCCGCACCTCCTGCCCCTACCACTGCTCCACCGTCCAATCTTGCCTCCGCCTTTCCCTTTATCGTACCTGGTCAGGTGCGATTTTCAACTCCAGCGCCTActatgcctcaggctcctAATCCCTCGAGTATTACTATCAACGTACAAATGAATACGGCATCCATTAAAAT ACCGCGCGAGGGACTAATAGCCAGTCTCTACGAAGCGAGATCTAACCGTTGTGGAACATGTGGCCGTCGATTCTTTGCAACtgaagaaggaaaggaaaagaaagctcGCCATCTGGACTGGCACTTTCGGACCAACCAACGGATGGCGGACGCTGCCAAGCGAGCGCAGAATCGCAGCTGGTACGTTGACGAGCGG GATTGGATAAAATCCCGCGAAGCcggagacgatgaggatccTGCAGAGGCAGAATCTACAAGTGCCGGTGCTGCAGGTGTCGAGGGTGATTCGGCCAAGAAAGGGCCGCCCAAGCAATGGATCCGGGCTCCCAATGATGCTACTTTACGCAACACGCCCTGTCCCATTTGTCAGGAGACATTTGAATCGACATGGTCGGAGGAAGTCCAAGACTGGATATGGCAGGATGCCGTCAAGGTTGGGAACCGGATATACCACGCAAGCTGCTATGCGGAAGTTACAAAGGACGGGACGACTACAGCTGCAGGTCGGGGTACGCCTTCGGCACGGACTGGAACGCCGGATTCCGTTTTGGGCAAGAGGAAGGCGGAG GGGACCGACTCTCCTGGGTCCAATGTCCGAGTCAAGATGGAGCCTGCGTGA
- a CDS encoding putative mitochondrial GTP/GDP transporter Ggc1, whose amino-acid sequence MSPAIVQAGAGSASKDVKKESATARLLGSGTAGIAELMVFHPVDTIAKRLMSNQTRITSTKVFNQVVFKEYATASIGRKFTSLFPGLGYAAGYKVLQRIYKYGGQPFVRDYLAKHHGSDFDRAFGKGTGKAIMHATAGSLIGIGEIILLPLDVLKIKRQTNPDAFRGRGLFKIISDEGMGLYRGAGWTAARNAPGSFALFGGSAFAKEYIYGLKDYNKATWGQNFVASICGASASLVVSAPLDVIKTRIQNRNFENPESGFRIVSNMMKNEGFTSFFKGLTPKLLMTGPKLVFSFWLAQTLIPAFGQVV is encoded by the exons ATGTCTCCTGCCATCGTTCAAGCCGGTGCTGGCTCTGCATCTAAGGATGTCAAGAAAGAATCGGCGACTGCCCGTCTGCTGGGCTCAG GAACCGCCGGCATCGCCGAATTGATGGTTTTCCATCCC GTTGATACCATAGCGAAGCGATTGATGAGCAATCAGACACGA ATCACATCTACCAAAGTCTTCAACCAGGTTGTCTTCAAGGAGTACGCAACTGCTTCTATAGGACGCAAGTTCACCTCCCTATTCCCTGGGCTGGGCTACGCTGCTGGATACAAG GTTCTGCAAAGAATCTATAAGTACGGTGGTCAGCCTTTTGTTCGGGACTATCTCGCCAAGCACCATGGCTCCGACTTCGATCGTGCTTTCGGAAAGGGGACTGGCAAGGCCATCATGCACGCTACCGCTGGAAG TTTGATCGGTATCGGAGAAATCATCCTTCTGCCCCTTGATGTTCTGAAGATTAAACGTCAGACAAATCCCGACGCCTTCCGTGGACGTGgcctcttcaagatcatctccGACGAGGGTATGGGACTCTACCGTGGCGCTGGCTGGACCGCAGCTCGTAACGCCCCCGGATCTTTCGCG CTCTTCGGTGGTTCCGCTTTTGCAAAGGAGTACATTTATGGCCTGAAAGACTACAACAAGGCCACATGGGGTCAGAACTTTGTGGCGTCCATCTGTGGTGCCAGTGCGTCTCTGGTCGTGTCTGCTCCTTTGGACGTCATCAAGACTCGTATCCAGAACCGCAACTTTGAGAATCCCGAGTCGGGCTTCCGAATTGTGTCCAACATGATGAAGAACGAGGGTTTCACCAGCTTTTTCAAGGGCCTGACTCCTAAGCTACTGATGACCGGGCCAAAGCTCGTCTTCAGCTTCTGGCTGGCCCAGACCTTGATCCCTGCATTCGGACAGGTTGTCTAA
- a CDS encoding putative microtubule binding protein HOOK3 — MASEHTITQALLEWINSFSLGKTLRSTEELSDGTILWEILQDIDPQYFLNELPERNTSDHWVAKLANLKHVHKHLTGYLRMQTGNLPSGLDPSPDLQAIAEKNSVKETNKLLKLLLIAVIRSPNPERFVNQIQDLSLQAQEGLKIAIEESNGELIPSDVEDETTEDTKKQDLSVDLELQFEERVGKVIAENDRLTHEKKELEKALEDLHNRLARLQENNDTLQSRLASTEDRLVTLKSGKGDIGVSAKALESKTRQQEDLIASQEERIAAAQDEIDTLRMTVESLHVKNQRFQKLQDDYDELKTDRDQLARKANAAEKYRQKLQASQDFEKENQSLKNQIKDLQQQLKDADSQQRWSAEREVELEEYRRVLPRIEQECSEIQNLKKQLEFNNHALTERLSSAEEQRERDDALISELRERIRELEGSPGSPSLTPGAETPKRGTLQEDFEGIGIQESQLSVLPTIFEEAELTDSSKAENDELRKDVESLKEQPSVSWLEEELGKFAADDADDEPQIGSQFERFSENFSQIHRLAQANSSQGYVIEPLFSPRTHGTFSDEYWKLYEHYTQALGKLADAQDSLEITKRALTDAMAEGELLIYTAYKTSRQSAYETTVGLAGKEKVDMIHEVKESNSAEVAKLRAEWDECQHRIHSLEAELDASQELVREVCAERDELRSLFDKKQAEIHAEDKEMSNEMKRLLAELMAQENGDSADASQKSGPELAKEVAELIEKYLEKLAKRAEVSKFTPLPSNGAGPTHSGKGISESSFTAAVNTGLRAQPRRVPDFDAECTNRENPAKPLKRDVPSSRWKCLMSRFKRS; from the coding sequence ATGGCGTCGGAACACACGATTACTCAAGCCCTTTTAGAATGGATCAACAGTTTCTCTCTCGGTAAAACGCTACGATCTACCGAGGAACTAAGCGATGGCACGATACTTTGGGAAATTCTGCAGGATATTGACCCTCAGTACTTTCTCAACGAATTGCCCGAGCGGAATACGTCCGATCACTGGGTTGCGAAACTGGCCAACCTGAAACACGTCCACAAGCATCTGACCGGCTACCTGCGAATGCAAACTGGCAATCTGCCCTCTGGCTTGGACCCGTCTCCGGATCTTCAAGCAATTGCGGAAAAGAACTCGGTGAAGGAAACCAACAAGCTCCTGAAACTGCTCCTGATCGCTGTCATTCGCTCGCCAAACCCAGAGAGATTCGTCAACCAAATCCAGGATTTGAGCCTACAGGCACAGGAAGGGCTCAAGATCGCAATCGAGGAGTCGAACGGGGAATTAATTCCAAGTGATGTCGAGGACGAAACCACCGAAGACACCAAGAAACAGGATCTTTCGGTGGATCTCGAGCTACAATTTGAAGAACGAGTGGGAAAGGTGATTGCGGAGAACGATCGCTTGACgcatgaaaagaaagagttgGAGAAAGCGCTGGAAGATCTACACAACCGACTAGCGCGCCTCCAGGAAAACAATGACACTCTGCAGAGCCGTCTTGCTTCAACGGAGGATCGCTTGGTGACGCTGAAGTCCGGAAAAGGCGACATTGGGGTCAGTGCAAAGGCATTGGAGTCGAAGACGCGTCAGCAGGAGGATTTGATTGCCTCCCAGGAGGAGCGAATCGCCGCAGCGCAGGATGAGATTGACACCTTGCGCATGACGGTGGAGTCTCTACATGTCAAGAATCAGCGCTTCCAGAAATTACAAGATGACTATGATGAACTCAAGACCGACAGGGACCAACTTGCACGAAAAGCCAATGCAGCGGAAAAATACCGCCAAAAGCTGCAGGCCAGTCAGGATTTTGAGAAAGAGAACCAGAGTCTGAAGAACCAGATTAAGGacctccagcagcaactAAAAGACGCAGACTCGCAGCAGAGATGGTCAGCGGAACGTGAAGTGGAACTTGAGGAATATCGCAGAGTCCTTCCACGCATCGAGCAGGAATGCAGCGAAATTCAGAATCTGAAAAAGCAGCTTGAATTCAACAACCATGCGCTTACGGAACGCCTCAGTAGTGCCGAAGAACAGCGCGAGAGAGATGATGCTCTGATCAGTGAACTGAGAGAACGGATCCGCGAGCTTGAGGGCTCGCCCGGAAGTCCATCGCTCACTCCAGGAGCCGAAACACCAAAGCGAGGCACATTGCAAGAAGACTTTGAGGGCATAGGCATCCAGGAATCGCAACTGTCAGTCCTTCCGACTATCTTTGAAGAGGCTGAGCTGACCGATAGTAGTAAAGCGGAAAATGACGAATTGCGTAAGGACGTTGAGTCACTAAAGGAACAGCCCTCTGTAAGTTGGCTCGAGGAGGAATTGGGAAAGTTTGCTGCGGACGATGCTGATGACGAACCCCAGATCGGTTCCCAATTTGAGAGATTCTCGGAGAATTTCTCACAGATTCATCGGCTCGCTCAGGCCAATTCCTCACAAGGGTATGTTATTGAACCTCTTTTCTCACCACGTACTCACGGAACGTTCAGTGACGAGTATTGGAAACTATACGAGCACTACACCCAAGCACTTGGAAAACTTGCCGATGCTCAAGACTCTCTTGAAATTACCAAGAGGGCTCTGACAGACGCCATGGCGGAGGGTGAGTTGTTAATCTACACTGCGTACAAAACGTCTCGACAGTCCGCTTATGAAACTACAGTTGGACTTGCCGGCAAGGAGAAAGTAGACATGATTCACGAAGTCAAGGAGAGCAACTCAGCCGAAGTCGCCAAACTTCGTGCCGAATGGGATGAGTGTCAGCATAGGATACATTCGCTCGAGGCTGAGCTTGACGCTAGTCAAGAGTTGGTCCGCGAAGTGTGTGCTGAACGAGATGAGCTGCGCAGCTTGTTCGACAAAAAGCAAGCTGAAATTCACGCGGAGGACAAGGAAATGTCCAATGAGATGAAGAGGCTGCTGGCCGAATTGATGGCCCAAGAGAACGGTGATTCTGCAGATGCTTCTCAGAAATCTGGTCCAGAGCTCGCCAAAGAAGTTGCTGAGCTGATTGAGAAGTACCTTGAAAAGCTTGCGAAGCGCGCAGAGGTCAGTAAATTCACCCCACTTCCTTCCAATGGCGCCGGGCCTACACATTCTGGGAAAGGCATCTCGGAGAGTTCATTTACCGCTGCTGTAAATACTGGGTTGCGCGCCCAGCCACGGCGTGTACCTGACTTCGATGCAGAGTGCACCAATAGGGAGAATCCGGCGAAGCCACTCAAGCGAGATGTACCGTCATCACGCTGGAAATGCCTGATGTCGAGATTCAAGCGCTCCTGA
- the hem13 gene encoding coproporphyrinogen oxidase: MALPRSFMPLRRSLCQFSSPTCRNPTRTLRGAHRCYSSAQKSREPQQFTVWRPYLRLAIGVPFIGVIIYSMMTGEVTDLDSPSIVELDETLKKQSTIGENSPMRLRMEKLIKEHQQKIVNELSRIDGKMFKTDTWTRPNGGGGISCVLQDGNVFEKAGVNVSIVYGELPRPAIEKMRADHKSFVGADVDSLSFFAAGLSLVLHPHNPMAPTVHLNYRYFETSDPKDPIHGEKNWWFGGGTDLTPSYLFPEDVKHFHQTIKDACDRHDATYYPKFKAWCDKYFHLPHRGEARGVGGIFFDDLDASFLETSSTSSQNPQETIFSFVSDALASFLPSYVPIIEKRKDMPFTPAQKEWQQLRRGRYVEFNLVYDRGTSFGLRTPNARVESILMSLPRTASWAYMDPVSGTRTEGPMSEEEELLTQDKAAEKEMMEVLRHPRQWV, translated from the exons ATGGCTTTGCCGCGATCATTTATGCCTCTTCGGAGGTCACTCTGTCaattctcatctccaacctGTCGCAATCCCACTCGTACTTTGAGAGGAGCGCATCGTTGTTATTCATCCGCGCAAAAGTCTCGAGAGCCGCAACAGTTCACTGTGTGGAGGCCCTATCTTCGGCTGGCAATCGGTGTACCCTTCATAGGAGTCATAATATATTCAATG ATGACCGGCGAAGTGACGGATCTCGACTCCCCGTCCATCGTGGAGCTCGATGAAACCCTAAAGAAACAGTCGACAATTGGCGAAAACTCGCCTATGCGTCTACGAATGGAGAAATTGATCAAAGAACATCAGCAGAAGATTGTGAATGAACTCAGCAGGATAGACGGAAAGATGTTCAAGACCGATACGTGGACACGTCCTAATGGTGGAGGCGGTATTTCATGTGTCTTGCAGGATGGAAATGTCTTTGAGAAGGCCGGTGTCAATGTTTCCATCGTTTATGGTGAATTACCTCGCCCCGCTATCGAGAAAATGCGAGCGGATCACAAGTCGTTTGTCGGCGCGGATGTTGACTCTCTGAGCTtctttgctgctggtctCTCACTGGTTCTGCACCCACACAACCCCATGGCTCCGACAGTGCACCTGAACTACAGATATTTCGAGACCTCGGATCCAAAGGATCCTATCCATGGAGAGAAAAACTGGTGGTTTGGCGGCGGCACAGATTTGACACCGTCATACCTCTTCCCTGAAGATGTCAAGCATTTTCACCAGACTATCAAGGACGCCTGTGATAGACATGATGCGACATACTACCCCAAATTCAAGGCATGGTGTGACAAGTACTTCCACTTGCCCCATCGCGGCGAGGCTCGTGGTGTTGGCGGTAtcttctttgatgatcttgacGCCAGTTTCCTTGAAACCTCTTCTACTTCTTCCCAGAACCCTCAAGAGACCATCTTCTCATTCGTCTCCGATGCTCTCGCATCATTCCTACCCTCCTACGTCCCCATTATCGAAAAGCGCAAGGACATGCCCTTCACTCCCGCCCAGAAGGAATGGCAACAGCTTCGGCGTGGTCGCTATGTCGAATTCAATCTTGTCTATGACCGCGGAACTAGCTTTGGTTTACGTACACCCAACGCTCGTGTCGAGAGTATCTTGATGAGCTTGCCTCGCACTGCATCATGGGCATATATGGACCCAGTATCCGGAACACGTACCGAGGGTCCCAtgtcggaagaagaagaacttcTGACTCAAGATAAGGCAGCGGAAAAAGAGATGATGGAGGTTCTGAGACATCCGAGGCAATGGGTTTGA
- the atg8 gene encoding autophagy-related protein 8 yields the protein MRSKFKDEHPFEKRKAEAERIRQKYADRIPVICEKVEKSDIATIDKKKYLVPADLTVGQFVYVIRKRIKLSPEKAIFIFVDEVLPPTAALMSSIYEEHKDEDGFLYITYSGENTFGDC from the exons ATGCGGTCGAAGTTCAAGGACGAGCATCCTTTCGAGAAACGCAAGGCTGAAGCCGAGCGTATTCGCCAGAAGTACGCTGATCGTATTCCG GTCATCTGCGAGAAAGTTGAGAAGTCGGACATTGCTACTATCGACAAGAAGAAGTACCTAGTACCTGCGGACCTTACAGTTGGCCAGTTTGTCTATGTCATTCGCAAGCGCATCAAGCTCTCTCCCGAgaaggccatcttcatcttcgtcgatGAGGTCCTGCCACCAACCGCGGCACTCATGAGCAGCATCTATGAAGAACAtaaggatgaggatggttTCCTGTACATCAC ATACTCTGGCGAGAACACTTTCGGTGACTGCTGA